One window of the Pedobacter ginsengisoli genome contains the following:
- a CDS encoding LacI family DNA-binding transcriptional regulator has translation MEKKVSIKDIAKMLGISISTVSFVVNGKAKEKRISEPLTKKVLELVEELGYKPDALAKSFRTGKTNIIGFLVDDISEPFFSSIARLIDEKASQKGYKIIYSSTKNSKTKAQELLQIFQDRHVDGYIIALPHGLEDEVKLLTNSKKPVVLFDRYFPDLKTDYVTINNHEGTYSAVKHLKDKGYKNIGFITIDTIEQQMLDRLSGYEDAVKAEGLKPYIKKLTYAPSSELIQEVTSFLKKEKKLDAVICATNYITMASLRAIQQLGLKIPNDIALLSFDDFELLEFSAPPITAVAQPLEDIAENIMNILLNRLDNQKGDQEPYEVVLPTVLNIRDSTLAK, from the coding sequence ATGGAAAAAAAAGTTTCAATTAAGGACATCGCCAAAATGTTGGGGATTTCAATCAGTACAGTTTCTTTTGTGGTAAATGGTAAGGCTAAAGAAAAACGAATTAGTGAACCATTAACGAAGAAGGTTTTAGAGCTTGTTGAAGAACTGGGTTATAAGCCTGATGCGTTGGCAAAAAGTTTTCGTACTGGAAAAACCAATATTATAGGTTTTTTGGTAGATGACATTTCTGAACCTTTTTTTTCAAGCATTGCCCGACTTATAGATGAAAAAGCTTCCCAAAAGGGTTATAAAATTATATATAGCAGTACAAAAAATAGCAAAACCAAAGCGCAGGAATTATTACAAATTTTCCAGGACAGACATGTTGACGGATATATTATAGCGTTACCACATGGTTTGGAAGACGAGGTTAAGTTATTAACCAATAGCAAAAAACCAGTGGTGTTGTTTGACAGGTATTTCCCTGATTTAAAAACTGATTATGTAACGATCAATAATCATGAAGGAACATACAGTGCTGTTAAACATTTGAAGGATAAAGGGTATAAAAATATTGGATTTATTACTATAGATACAATTGAACAGCAAATGCTTGACCGATTGAGTGGTTATGAAGATGCTGTTAAAGCAGAAGGTTTAAAACCATATATTAAAAAACTAACTTATGCTCCTTCATCTGAACTGATTCAAGAAGTTACCTCATTCTTGAAAAAAGAAAAAAAGCTTGATGCAGTTATCTGTGCTACAAACTATATTACCATGGCAAGTTTAAGGGCTATACAGCAATTAGGCTTAAAAATTCCTAACGACATAGCCTTGTTATCTTTTGATGATTTTGAGTTACTGGAATTCTCTGCACCTCCAATTACTGCAGTAGCTCAGCCGCTTGAAGATATCGCTGAAAATATCATGAACATATTGCTGAATAGACTGGATAATCAAAAAGGTGACCAAGAACCTTATGAGGTTGTATTACCTACAGTTCTAAACATCAGAGATTCTACGCTTGCAAAGTAA
- a CDS encoding sensor histidine kinase — translation MKLQFKLAFYNTITKIAIITFLGILILVSINHISVKHLQQRLIQKKAKFVSNLSTGEINDLLTQQKTFTDYNLLKEEYIILKQVKQNNKPLKNHFSQEIRSIEDNEEEYQILTADLVFEGTRYELELGETMAAVSQLEHTISVFTFFILLAAVILTLITDLAFTQFLLAPFYRIIDQKLNRVNDPINFNYEPIKTTTEDFKILDNSISILMNKIATLFLTEKEFIANVSHELLTPISVLNTRLENLLNDEQLTQEGENKLFACLKTLSRLKSIINSLLLISKVENNQFNKPDLISIKDTVTEVYEELEHRLLMMKLKVNINLPEDYNFTGNRSLLHTLISNLVSNAIKYNVQSGLINIYGNKEIDGFHLYIADTGQGMNPEEVKNAFVRFEKFQSKKEDSYGLGLAIAKSIAAFHQIIVDIKSEKDKGTTVELILPI, via the coding sequence ATGAAATTACAGTTTAAGCTTGCCTTTTATAATACAATAACAAAGATCGCCATTATAACATTCCTCGGCATACTTATACTGGTATCTATAAATCATATTTCTGTAAAACACCTTCAACAACGTCTGATTCAAAAGAAAGCCAAGTTTGTATCAAACCTATCAACCGGAGAAATTAACGATTTACTTACACAACAAAAAACCTTTACAGATTATAACCTGCTTAAAGAGGAATACATCATTTTAAAACAAGTAAAACAGAATAACAAACCGCTTAAAAACCACTTTAGTCAGGAGATACGCAGTATAGAAGATAATGAAGAAGAATACCAGATATTAACTGCCGACCTTGTTTTTGAAGGGACCAGATATGAACTGGAACTTGGCGAAACAATGGCTGCCGTATCTCAGCTGGAGCACACCATTTCGGTTTTTACATTCTTCATACTTTTAGCCGCTGTTATCTTAACCCTAATAACAGATCTTGCTTTCACTCAATTCTTATTAGCTCCATTTTATCGAATTATAGATCAGAAGCTTAATAGAGTAAACGATCCAATTAATTTCAATTACGAGCCAATAAAAACTACAACAGAAGACTTCAAAATACTAGACAACAGCATTAGTATATTGATGAATAAAATTGCAACGCTGTTTCTTACAGAAAAGGAATTCATTGCTAATGTTTCTCATGAATTGCTTACTCCTATTTCAGTTTTAAATACCCGTTTAGAGAATTTATTAAACGATGAGCAGCTAACCCAGGAAGGAGAAAACAAACTATTTGCCTGCCTAAAAACTTTAAGTCGACTAAAATCAATAATAAACAGCTTATTATTAATCTCCAAAGTTGAAAACAATCAGTTTAACAAACCAGATCTTATTTCTATAAAAGATACGGTAACAGAAGTATATGAGGAATTAGAGCATAGGTTATTAATGATGAAGTTAAAGGTGAATATCAATCTTCCCGAAGATTATAACTTTACCGGCAATCGTTCATTACTCCATACCTTAATAAGCAATCTGGTTAGCAATGCTATTAAGTACAATGTTCAATCAGGGCTAATAAACATCTATGGTAATAAAGAAATTGATGGTTTTCATCTATACATTGCTGATACCGGACAGGGGATGAATCCCGAAGAGGTGAAGAATGCCTTTGTTCGTTTCGAAAAATTCCAATCAAAAAAGGAAGATAGTTATGGTCTGGGCCTTGCTATAGCTAAAAGTATAGCAGCCTTTCATCAAATTATTGTAGATATTAAATCAGAAAAAGATAAAGGCACAACGGTTGAACTTATTCTCCCTATTTAG
- a CDS encoding efflux transporter outer membrane subunit, with protein MNFRYKSYIIIGFATLCLTACVTKKYERPALNSNDLYRDNSGTDTATIANLPWKTLFGDATLQTLIQQGLDENLDLKQAIERIKIAEATLRQSRAAFLPSLTGDLSVTDAKQSRAALNFPPGININTETQTYKAQLSTSWEADIWGKLSSAKRSAYASLLQTDAAKRAVQTQLIANIANTYYSLLALDKQLAITEQTVKIRETDVETMKSLKEGAIVNGAAVVQSEANLYAAQVTIPDLKKSIKETENALSVLLGKGPGTINRNTLDEQQPFSNLQVGVSSQLLQNRPDVQAAEFAFRAAFENTNTAKTYFYPALTLTANGGLSTLDLKNFFDQSIFYNLIGGITQPIFNKGQNKARLKTAQAQQQQAFYGFQQTLLTSGQEVSNALFAYQTASEKETTRAKQIASLTKAVDYTKELLRYSSATNYTDVLTSEQSLLAAKLSSTNDRLQKLQSIVNLYRALGGGWK; from the coding sequence ATGAACTTTAGATATAAATCTTATATAATCATCGGTTTTGCTACGCTCTGTTTAACTGCCTGCGTAACTAAAAAATACGAGCGACCAGCCTTAAATAGCAACGATCTTTATCGGGACAACTCAGGGACTGATACTGCAACTATTGCTAATTTACCCTGGAAAACTTTATTTGGTGATGCTACACTTCAGACTTTAATTCAACAAGGATTAGATGAAAACCTTGATTTAAAGCAGGCAATTGAACGAATTAAAATTGCAGAAGCAACTTTAAGACAGAGCAGAGCAGCCTTTTTACCAAGTTTGACTGGCGATTTGTCGGTTACTGATGCAAAGCAATCCAGAGCAGCGTTAAACTTTCCTCCGGGAATAAATATTAATACAGAAACGCAGACCTATAAGGCACAATTAAGTACTAGCTGGGAGGCCGACATATGGGGTAAACTTAGTAGTGCCAAAAGATCGGCATACGCTTCATTGTTACAAACAGATGCGGCAAAAAGGGCTGTACAAACACAACTTATAGCCAATATTGCCAATACTTATTACAGCCTGCTTGCTTTGGATAAACAATTAGCAATTACAGAACAAACTGTAAAAATCAGAGAAACAGATGTTGAGACCATGAAGTCCTTAAAGGAAGGGGCAATAGTTAATGGAGCAGCAGTAGTACAAAGTGAAGCTAACTTATATGCAGCTCAGGTAACAATTCCGGATCTTAAAAAAAGTATAAAAGAAACGGAAAATGCACTTAGCGTCCTTTTAGGAAAAGGCCCCGGTACTATCAACCGAAATACTTTAGATGAACAACAACCATTTAGTAATTTACAGGTAGGTGTGTCTTCACAACTTTTGCAAAACAGACCGGATGTACAGGCGGCAGAATTTGCTTTTAGGGCAGCATTTGAAAACACCAATACAGCAAAAACATACTTCTACCCTGCCTTAACATTAACTGCAAATGGTGGATTATCTACTCTTGACCTTAAAAATTTCTTTGATCAGTCTATATTTTATAATCTGATTGGTGGAATTACGCAACCTATCTTTAATAAGGGACAAAACAAAGCGAGACTAAAAACTGCGCAGGCTCAACAGCAACAAGCATTTTATGGCTTTCAGCAAACGCTCTTAACCAGCGGACAGGAAGTTTCGAACGCATTATTTGCCTACCAAACTGCTTCTGAAAAAGAAACAACCCGAGCAAAACAAATTGCTTCTCTTACCAAAGCGGTAGATTATACTAAAGAGTTGCTTCGTTATAGCTCTGCTACTAATTATACAGACGTTCTAACTTCTGAGCAAAGTTTACTTGCTGCCAAGCTGAGCAGCACAAATGATCGGTTACAGAAACTTCAATCTATTGTAAATTTATACAGAGCCCTTGGTGGCGGTTGGAAATAG
- a CDS encoding response regulator transcription factor, with amino-acid sequence MKILIVEDEKTLALEMAEFLGKEGYTIEHAWKKSSAEEKIFVNSYDFILLDLGLPGGDGFELLRQLKQIGGREDAVIILTARGDVDDRIKGLEAGADDYLAKPFSLTELLARMHAITRRKHKLEMNEINIHQFTLDIKNHSVCFNSEKINLTNKEFEIFNYLVLNKNRVISRVNLTEHVWGDILEINSDSNFVDVHVKNLRKKLSVHAPIDWFETVRSIGYKIKF; translated from the coding sequence ATGAAAATACTGATTGTTGAAGATGAAAAAACATTAGCACTGGAAATGGCAGAATTTCTTGGCAAGGAAGGATATACAATTGAACATGCCTGGAAAAAATCATCTGCTGAAGAAAAGATCTTTGTAAATTCTTACGACTTCATTTTACTGGATTTGGGCCTGCCTGGTGGCGATGGGTTTGAACTGTTGCGCCAGCTAAAACAAATCGGTGGTCGTGAGGATGCTGTCATTATACTAACTGCTCGAGGTGATGTTGATGACCGCATAAAAGGTTTAGAGGCAGGTGCTGACGATTATCTTGCAAAACCTTTCTCCTTAACAGAGCTTTTAGCAAGAATGCATGCTATAACCAGACGCAAGCATAAACTCGAAATGAATGAAATAAACATTCATCAATTCACGCTCGATATTAAAAATCATAGCGTTTGTTTTAATAGCGAAAAGATCAATTTAACAAATAAAGAGTTTGAAATTTTTAATTATCTGGTATTAAACAAAAACAGGGTCATTTCAAGAGTAAACCTAACTGAGCATGTTTGGGGAGATATTCTTGAAATCAACTCTGATTCGAACTTTGTTGACGTGCATGTTAAAAATTTACGCAAAAAGCTATCTGTACATGCGCCAATTGATTGGTTTGAAACTGTTAGAAGTATTGGCTACAAAATCAAGTTCTAA
- the serC gene encoding 3-phosphoserine/phosphohydroxythreonine transaminase, which yields MSKKKYNFGAGPCILPDSVLNSASDAVKDYNRTGLSILEISHRSSEFEKIINECEDLVRELLKVPADYSILFLQGGASTQFSMVPMCLMQPHKGAVYLDTGYFSLKAIKEARMFGPVQVVASSKDRDYDYIPVGYHIPRGSAYFHCTSNNSIEGTEIFDFPETDVPIVCDMSSDIFSREINVADFGLIYAGAQKNMGPAGLTLVIVKKALLKGIQNLIPSMSDYRIYNDHNSMFNTPPLFSIYVAMLNLRRLKEMGGIKQAEETNIAKAKLLYDAIDSSECFYGLADKADRSRMNITFKMYNREREPEFLNFAESRGVVGIGGFGSVGGFRASLYNAMDMLGVEFLVQCMSDFIHKDLFKNFKLKQI from the coding sequence ATGTCTAAGAAAAAATATAATTTTGGAGCAGGCCCATGTATTCTTCCTGATTCGGTTCTAAATAGTGCTTCAGACGCTGTTAAAGATTATAATAGAACCGGATTGAGTATTCTCGAGATTTCTCACCGTTCATCAGAGTTTGAAAAAATAATAAACGAATGCGAGGATTTAGTAAGGGAACTTTTAAAGGTACCAGCTGATTACAGTATTTTATTTTTGCAGGGTGGGGCGAGTACGCAGTTTTCTATGGTACCAATGTGCCTGATGCAACCGCATAAAGGAGCTGTTTATCTTGATACAGGATATTTTTCATTAAAAGCCATTAAAGAAGCCAGAATGTTCGGGCCAGTGCAGGTTGTTGCAAGCTCTAAAGATAGGGACTACGATTATATACCTGTTGGCTATCATATCCCGCGTGGCTCTGCCTATTTTCATTGTACTTCGAATAATTCAATAGAAGGAACAGAAATTTTTGATTTTCCTGAAACGGATGTGCCGATTGTATGTGATATGTCGTCCGATATTTTTAGCAGGGAAATTAATGTCGCTGATTTTGGGTTGATCTATGCAGGCGCCCAAAAGAACATGGGGCCGGCTGGTTTAACACTTGTTATTGTTAAAAAAGCTTTACTAAAGGGAATTCAAAACTTAATTCCTTCTATGTCTGATTATCGGATTTATAATGATCATAATTCAATGTTTAATACTCCACCTTTATTCTCGATTTATGTAGCAATGCTGAATTTACGCAGGCTAAAGGAAATGGGTGGAATTAAACAAGCCGAAGAAACAAATATAGCAAAGGCAAAACTACTTTATGATGCCATTGATAGCAGTGAATGTTTTTATGGCTTAGCGGATAAGGCCGACAGGTCTAGGATGAACATAACCTTCAAAATGTACAATAGGGAACGCGAACCTGAGTTTTTGAATTTTGCTGAAAGCAGAGGAGTGGTTGGAATTGGAGGCTTTGGTTCTGTAGGGGGATTTAGGGCCTCTCTGTACAACGCAATGGATATGTTAGGAGTGGAATTTCTGGTGCAATGTATGAGCGATTTTATACATAAAGATCTATTTAAAAACTTTAAACTTAAACAAATATAA
- a CDS encoding TonB-dependent receptor, translating into MNKFRLVNLLITLLFLSVSAIAQQSGSITGKITTSDGHNAAFVSVKLIGTPFGATTNEKGDYEINKVNPGKYTIRVSAVGLSPQEKPVEVITSANTKVDFVLREDLSTLEEVNISTNTKRYKVDQPSSSLRLNQPLLEIPQNIQIVSSLALADQQIISMSDGVLRNVSGAARLEHWGDMYTNITMRGSQIQAMRNGFNFVSSYWGPLTEDMSMVDHIEFVKGPAGFMIGNGDPSGMYNVVTKKPTGNNRGEVSFTAGSFDLYRTSIDFDRRLTDDGKLLFRLNGAAQTKGSFRPFEKNDRYTFAPSLSYQFSEKTKLTAEYALQNAKMTEVGSYYIFSPEGYATLPRNFTLTQPGVPPTRINDHSAFINLQHDFSNSWRATAQVAYSKYLQNGYSSWPSAVYANSTLIRNVGIWDAESTMKLAQFFINGKVKTGGISHNILAGFDGGKKNYIADWGQSHDLDLPSSPFDLNNPNYGFPSNGYPEFDRTTSLKDRAIAAGGLMDQKYLSGYLQDVVGFMDNRIRLTLAGRYTYVSQSAWGGSPDKAKHFTPRVGLSVSADKNTSVYAVYDEAFTPQSGFLRDGGNIEPITGTNYEVGIKRDWFNGKWNTTLSVYRILKQNELTADPFNKAGENFSVVVGEKRAQGIEFDLKGEIFTGLKLIANYAYTDGKVTKVAEGVTSMVVGQVVPGFSKHTSNAWLSYTLQRGALKGTGISSGFTYLAGRAMGTYSGDNSEQNLPDYFKLDAGLFWENKSLRITGNVFNILDKYLYSGAYYTNYWNAPDYNQPIYSWQAESPRNYRLSIAYKF; encoded by the coding sequence ATGAATAAATTTAGACTAGTTAATTTACTTATAACGCTCTTATTCCTCTCAGTGAGTGCCATTGCCCAACAATCGGGCAGCATTACCGGAAAGATCACTACATCAGATGGACATAATGCTGCATTTGTATCAGTTAAGTTAATTGGGACTCCATTTGGGGCAACTACAAACGAGAAAGGCGATTATGAAATCAACAAAGTAAACCCCGGAAAATATACAATTAGAGTTTCGGCAGTTGGTTTAAGCCCTCAGGAAAAACCGGTAGAGGTTATAACTTCTGCAAATACCAAAGTCGATTTTGTATTAAGAGAAGATCTTAGCACACTGGAAGAGGTTAATATATCTACAAATACCAAAAGATATAAAGTAGATCAGCCATCATCATCTTTAAGATTAAACCAACCATTATTAGAAATTCCTCAAAATATTCAAATCGTTAGCTCACTAGCTCTTGCAGATCAGCAGATAATTAGTATGAGCGATGGTGTTCTAAGAAATGTTAGTGGCGCTGCAAGATTAGAACATTGGGGCGATATGTATACTAATATTACAATGCGTGGCTCCCAAATCCAAGCAATGAGAAATGGCTTTAACTTTGTTTCATCATATTGGGGACCATTAACAGAAGATATGAGCATGGTTGATCATATTGAGTTTGTAAAAGGACCCGCTGGTTTTATGATCGGTAATGGCGATCCAAGTGGTATGTATAACGTTGTTACCAAAAAACCGACAGGAAACAACCGCGGTGAAGTTTCTTTTACAGCAGGCAGTTTCGACCTGTACCGAACCAGTATAGATTTTGATAGACGATTAACTGATGACGGCAAATTATTGTTCCGGTTAAATGGTGCAGCCCAAACAAAAGGCTCATTCAGACCGTTTGAGAAAAATGATCGCTATACTTTTGCCCCTTCACTGAGTTACCAATTTTCTGAAAAAACAAAATTAACCGCCGAGTATGCATTGCAAAATGCAAAAATGACGGAAGTTGGCTCATACTACATCTTTTCTCCTGAAGGATACGCTACCTTACCTCGTAATTTTACACTTACCCAACCGGGTGTACCTCCAACCAGAATTAATGATCACAGTGCTTTTATTAATTTACAGCACGACTTTAGCAACTCATGGAGGGCGACAGCTCAGGTAGCTTATTCAAAGTATCTGCAAAATGGATATAGTTCATGGCCATCTGCAGTATACGCAAACAGTACCTTAATTAGAAATGTTGGCATTTGGGACGCTGAAAGCACCATGAAACTAGCTCAATTCTTTATCAATGGAAAGGTAAAAACAGGCGGTATTAGTCATAATATTCTGGCAGGTTTTGACGGAGGAAAGAAAAACTACATCGCAGATTGGGGACAATCGCATGATTTGGATCTTCCATCTTCACCTTTTGATTTAAATAATCCCAACTATGGTTTCCCTTCAAATGGTTATCCAGAATTTGACAGAACAACTAGTTTAAAAGACCGGGCAATTGCTGCTGGAGGTTTAATGGATCAAAAATACCTAAGCGGGTATTTACAGGACGTAGTTGGCTTTATGGATAACAGAATTCGCTTAACGCTTGCTGGAAGATATACTTATGTAAGCCAGTCGGCCTGGGGTGGAAGCCCCGATAAGGCAAAACATTTTACACCACGGGTGGGCCTCAGTGTTTCGGCAGACAAAAACACATCCGTATATGCTGTATATGATGAAGCATTTACACCTCAGAGCGGTTTCTTACGAGACGGCGGAAATATTGAACCGATTACAGGAACCAACTACGAAGTAGGTATTAAAAGAGATTGGTTCAATGGAAAGTGGAATACTACTTTATCTGTCTACCGAATTCTTAAACAAAATGAACTTACTGCAGACCCTTTCAATAAAGCAGGTGAAAACTTCAGTGTGGTAGTTGGCGAAAAAAGAGCACAAGGTATAGAATTCGATTTAAAAGGCGAGATCTTTACCGGACTCAAATTAATAGCAAATTATGCATACACAGATGGCAAAGTAACTAAAGTGGCAGAAGGTGTAACCAGTATGGTTGTTGGCCAGGTGGTTCCAGGCTTCTCAAAACACACCTCAAATGCATGGTTAAGCTATACATTACAACGAGGAGCTCTTAAAGGCACGGGTATTTCATCAGGCTTTACTTACCTTGCAGGCAGAGCTATGGGTACTTATAGTGGCGACAATTCAGAACAGAATCTGCCAGATTACTTTAAGCTGGATGCAGGACTTTTCTGGGAAAACAAAAGCCTCAGAATTACTGGAAATGTATTTAATATACTTGATAAGTATTTGTATTCAGGTGCATATTACACCAATTATTGGAATGCCCCAGATTATAACCAGCCTATATACTCATGGCAAGCAGAATCTCCAAGAAACTATAGATTGAGCATAGCCTATAAATTTTAA
- a CDS encoding RNA polymerase sigma factor RpoD/SigA — protein sequence MRKLKITQSILNRDSGELSIYLNEINKIALLSMDEEARLIRDVRKSVAGARNRVVEANLRFVVSIAKTFQGRGLSMLDLISAGNIGLIHSVEKFDETHGFKLITYAVWWIRQNIWRCLQESNRVVRLPGNKILNLLKINQASSSFEQKNERLPTYWELSEEIGVSEEKITECILSSERTCSLDMVINEETGYTLMDTIADENVPPTDAALLLDSFHYNIEKVLKILPSRQQLILKMFYGIGQTERTLEDISIFLNRSKERIRQLRDDAILAIRAYLRDNPAFGF from the coding sequence ATGAGAAAGTTAAAGATTACTCAATCCATCTTAAACAGGGATTCTGGGGAACTATCTATATACTTGAATGAGATAAATAAAATTGCATTATTATCTATGGACGAGGAAGCCCGCCTTATAAGAGATGTAAGAAAAAGTGTAGCAGGTGCCAGAAATAGAGTAGTAGAAGCGAATTTGCGGTTTGTTGTTTCTATTGCCAAAACATTCCAAGGCAGAGGTCTTTCAATGCTTGATTTGATTAGTGCAGGCAATATCGGTCTTATACATTCAGTCGAAAAATTTGATGAGACACATGGCTTTAAGCTCATTACCTATGCTGTTTGGTGGATTCGCCAAAATATCTGGAGATGTTTACAAGAAAGTAATCGTGTAGTAAGATTACCAGGAAATAAGATTTTAAACTTGCTGAAGATTAATCAGGCAAGTAGTTCTTTTGAGCAAAAGAATGAAAGGTTACCCACTTATTGGGAACTTAGCGAAGAAATAGGTGTTTCTGAAGAGAAAATAACAGAATGTATATTAAGTTCAGAAAGGACTTGTTCTCTTGATATGGTGATAAACGAAGAAACAGGCTATACCCTAATGGATACTATTGCCGATGAAAATGTGCCGCCTACAGATGCTGCTCTACTTTTAGATTCTTTTCATTATAATATAGAAAAAGTACTTAAGATACTGCCCTCCAGACAGCAATTGATATTAAAGATGTTTTATGGAATAGGACAAACTGAACGTACTTTAGAAGACATATCAATTTTCTTAAACCGGAGTAAGGAACGGATTAGACAGTTAAGAGATGATGCTATACTGGCTATAAGAGCTTATTTACGAGATAACCCCGCTTTTGGCTTTTAA